In the Apodemus sylvaticus chromosome 3, mApoSyl1.1, whole genome shotgun sequence genome, TTGTTTAATTTAGTATTATGTTTTAGAAGGGTGATGTATGGCATGTGTAATGGATAGAAATATGAACTACATGTTTGGATCACTGTTAGATGAAGGGATGTAAGGCCTTTAAAAATACTTgttctagccgggtggtggtggcacacacctttaatcccagcgcttgggaggtagaggcaggcagatttctgagttcgaggtcaacctggtctacagagtgagttccagaacagccaggactacacagagaaaccctgtctcaaaaaaccaaatatatatatatatatatatatatatatatatatatatatatatatatatacttgttctttgagctggagagatggcacaacagttaagaacactgactgctatttaagagatcatgagttcaattctcagcaacaacatcgtggctcacaaacatctgtaatggaatccgataccctcttctggtgtgtctggagacagctacagtgtatttatcatatatataaaaataataaaataaaaaaataatctttaaaaaaagcaaaaaacaaaaaataaagaaaaaaccttcAAACTGATGTTTTACTTATAAAACAGATTTTAAGTACATGTAAAACTTCAGTATATCAGCATATGATAAACTACGAGTTTATTTAATGATAGAATTAAATGGGCTTtgctatatttatatacttatgtaAAGTCCACTATACTCAAAATTAACATTTCCTTCATAATTATTTCAAGCTAATTCTAACCATGTAGTATTACTTTCagcacacatttttttattttttctacctcTCAGTTGTCTCTTCTGGTGTTACACTGAGTTTTGCCAAAGTATAATTAATTTCCCTTTGAGACAAAAAAGACCATTTGTAATGGCTGTAATTGTGATGCCTTATATTGCTGTACTTTAATAGGTAATTCTGAAATGCACATCAGGCATTAAGATTGATTGCAAAATTCAAAGATTAAtcctatttcattttctttccacagTTAAGTTGCTTTTACAGATAAACAGGTCTCCAAGAAATAAAAGGCAAAGGTAAGACATCAGAGTGTAAGGCTTTGCACAGAAGTGTGACAAAATCAGATAGATTTGTGGATCCTGTACCCGTCGTTCTGTTATTCACGTGGTGTAGTTGATAAGGTGTTAGGCAGCTGATATCAGGAGCAGAAATTGTTTTCTGACCATAGTTGGCTTTTCTGAATGTGTAACCTCTATTGTGGTTAGTAAAAGACAGACTGAGCAGGAGGCAACACTTGTAAAGAGTCTGAAAGAAGTTTGGTCTTGTGAAGCAGCATTTGGTGGACTTACCAAGGAGGATTTGATATTTTTGATGATCCTATTGAATAGAGTAGGTGAATTGAAAATTTTTGTGGCAGTTggtttatttgtatgtttatatagGAGAACGTGTATTTGTTTTAAGAATTAGGTAAGATCAGGTTTTTCTGTGGACTAGTATGTTTTCCATTTACGAATGCTGAAGAAGGCAGGAACCAGGAAATTATTAAGGTAGTTTGTGCTAAGGTATTGCAAAAATAAGACGTGCTATCATGTGTACCTTTCTGTCTGCAGGTCATTATTGCTGTGGTTTGAGCTCAGCATGGCTGTAGTCATCCGTTTACTGGGGCTTCCTTTTATTGCGGGTCCTGTGGATATCCGTCACTTCTTCAACGGATTGACTATTCCTGATGGAGGAGTGCATATAATTGGAGGGAAAGTTGGGGAGGCTTTTATAATTTTTGCAACAGATGAAGATGCAAGACGTGCCATAAGTCGCTCAGGAGGGTTTATCAAGGATTCGTCTGTAGAGCTTTTTCTTAGTAGCAAGGTAGAAATGCAGAAGaccatagaaatgaaaagaactgcTCGTGTAGGAAGAGGGCGACCAGGATCTGGGGCATCAGGGGTTGGCAACATGTATCATTTTATTGATTCCCTGAGGGAAGAGGAACGTCACTCTGGATATGGCTCTTTGGTTAATCAAGATGCTGGGTTTCATACAAATGGCACAGGACCTGACTTAAGGCCAAGAAAGACCAGGCCATTGAAGGCTGAGAATCCTTACTTGTTTCTACGCGGTTTGCCTTACTTAGTAAATGAAGATGATGTCCGTGTCTTTTTCTCTGGTTTGTGTGTAGATGGAGTAATTCTCTTAAAACACCATGATGGCCGAAATAATGGTGATGCTATAGTAAAATTTGCTTCGTGTGTTGATGCTTCAGGAGGTCTAAAATGCCATAGAAGTTTCATGGGTTCAAGATTTATAGAAGTCATGCAGGGTTCAGAACAACAGTGGATTGAATTTGGTGGTACTGCAAGCAAGGGTGGTGACTCTCCTCGAATGAGATCTGAAGAACATTCTCCTTCAAGAAGGATTAATGGTAGACATTTTCGGAATCGGTCTCATTCAAAATCTAGAACTCGGTCTCGCTCTCCTGTTGGATTTTATGTTCACTTAAAAAATCTGTCGTTAAATACTAACAAAAGAGATTTAAGGAATCTCTTTAGAGATACTGACCTGAGTAATGACCAGATTAAGTTTTTATATAAAGATGAACGAAGAACACGCTATGCCTTTGTGATGTTCAAGAATCAAAAAGACTATAATACTGCTCTGGGTTTGCATAAGACTGTTTTACAGTATCGTCCGGTTCTTATCGATCCAGTTTCTAGAAAGGAAATGGTGAAAATCCTTGAATGCTATGAAAAGAAGAGACCACTGTCTTTAGAGAAAGGCAGGCCAGGATGTGTTTCACAAAAGTACTCTCAAGAAGGCTTCTCTTGCTCTGGTCAGAAGCTGTGCATATATATAAGAAATTTACCATTTGATGTTACAAAAGGTGAAGTGCAGAAGTTCTTTGCAGACTTTTCTCTTGTTGAGGATGACATTTACTTGCTTCGTGATGACAAGGGGGTTGGTTTGGGAGAAGCACTGGTGAGATTTAAATCAGAAGAACAGGCCATGAAAGCTGAACGTTTGAACCGACAAAGATTCTTGGGGATAGAGGTGTTGTTAAGACTGATATCTGAG is a window encoding:
- the LOC127680560 gene encoding RNA-binding protein 12B-B → MAVVIRLLGLPFIAGPVDIRHFFNGLTIPDGGVHIIGGKVGEAFIIFATDEDARRAISRSGGFIKDSSVELFLSSKVEMQKTIEMKRTARVGRGRPGSGASGVGNMYHFIDSLREEERHSGYGSLVNQDAGFHTNGTGPDLRPRKTRPLKAENPYLFLRGLPYLVNEDDVRVFFSGLCVDGVILLKHHDGRNNGDAIVKFASCVDASGGLKCHRSFMGSRFIEVMQGSEQQWIEFGGTASKGGDSPRMRSEEHSPSRRINGRHFRNRSHSKSRTRSRSPVGFYVHLKNLSLNTNKRDLRNLFRDTDLSNDQIKFLYKDERRTRYAFVMFKNQKDYNTALGLHKTVLQYRPVLIDPVSRKEMVKILECYEKKRPLSLEKGRPGCVSQKYSQEGFSCSGQKLCIYIRNLPFDVTKGEVQKFFADFSLVEDDIYLLRDDKGVGLGEALVRFKSEEQAMKAERLNRQRFLGIEVLLRLISEEQMQEFGVNFSWMSNEKTEACAWSHDGDDYSCLFDLKDPATCSFGQSESVHYQPKDFRKMGHFKHPQGYFQQSDRRSPEDFRHSPEDYRHPREEHNRRSREEDWRRPLEDWKWPLEDDFRQSREKDCRQLPEKDFRCPWEEDFRRPSQEYFRRSYQEHSRRPPQEHFRHSREEDFRHVADEDFRHPSDEDFRTSEEDLRCPTDEGFRQMSVENFRDLSEKDLRLAESFRSPREDFWTSPDFRGHQAFVNFGHLEGGKFEFGKYNMGNFREGKLMPGLKLNCGSDRIIRVLISNLPFKANANEILDFFHGYKVIPDSVSIQYNEEGLPLGEAIVSMTNYNEALAAVKELSGRPVGPRKVKLSLL